A genomic segment from Ruegeria sp. TM1040 encodes:
- a CDS encoding L-piperidine-6-carboxylate dehydrogenase, translated as MARTADDILKNLGLTAAELSGGSRAVRSPIDGSTLAEVHDTPAGEMPAILDRAQSAFKAWRVVPAPRRGELIRLLGEELRAAKEDLGALVSWEAGKITSEGLGEVQEMIDICDFAVGLSRQLYGLTIASERPGHSMRETWHPAGPVGVISAFNFPVAVWSWNAALAIVCGDPVIWKPSEKTPLTALACTKIFERAVKRFGEDAPEGLLQILIGDAELGKELVASPSVPVISATGSTRMGRAVAPVVAERFGKCILELGGNNAMIVAPSADLEMAVRAIVFSAVGTAGQRCTSLRRLIVHNSIRADLVKRLKAAYAGLPIGDPQAAGTLVGPLVDEAAGDAMISALKAAESEGGTVHGGARVTEGVPAGGVYMAPAIVEMPGQSASVKEETFAPILYVMGYDDFEDAVEMQNDVPQGLSSCVFTLNMREAESFLTAAGSDCGIANVNIGPSGAEIGGAFGGEKETGGGRESGSDAWKSYMRRQTNTVNYSAELPLAQGVKFDI; from the coding sequence ATGGCACGAACAGCAGACGATATCCTGAAGAACCTGGGCCTGACGGCGGCAGAGCTGAGCGGTGGCAGCCGCGCGGTGCGCTCGCCCATTGATGGCAGCACGCTGGCCGAGGTCCACGACACACCCGCAGGCGAGATGCCCGCGATTCTGGACCGCGCACAGTCCGCGTTCAAGGCGTGGCGCGTGGTGCCCGCCCCGCGGCGCGGTGAGCTCATTCGCCTGCTCGGTGAAGAGCTGCGCGCGGCCAAGGAGGACCTTGGCGCGCTGGTCAGCTGGGAAGCGGGCAAGATCACCTCTGAAGGCCTTGGCGAAGTGCAGGAGATGATCGACATCTGCGACTTTGCGGTGGGTCTGTCGCGCCAGCTTTATGGTCTGACGATTGCCTCGGAACGTCCCGGCCACAGCATGCGCGAGACATGGCATCCGGCGGGGCCTGTGGGCGTGATCTCGGCGTTCAACTTTCCGGTTGCGGTCTGGTCGTGGAACGCGGCGCTGGCGATTGTCTGCGGCGATCCGGTGATCTGGAAACCGTCGGAGAAAACACCGCTGACGGCGCTGGCCTGCACCAAGATCTTTGAACGCGCGGTGAAACGCTTTGGCGAGGATGCGCCCGAGGGCCTGCTGCAGATCCTGATCGGCGATGCGGAGCTGGGCAAGGAGCTGGTCGCCAGCCCATCCGTGCCGGTGATTTCGGCCACGGGGTCGACCCGCATGGGCCGCGCGGTGGCACCTGTGGTGGCAGAGCGGTTTGGCAAATGCATTCTCGAACTGGGCGGCAATAACGCGATGATCGTGGCCCCGTCGGCGGATCTGGAAATGGCAGTGCGGGCGATCGTGTTCTCTGCCGTGGGCACCGCCGGTCAGCGCTGCACCTCGCTGCGCCGCCTGATCGTGCACAACTCCATCCGCGCGGATCTGGTGAAGCGCCTGAAGGCCGCCTATGCCGGTCTGCCGATTGGTGATCCGCAGGCCGCGGGCACGCTGGTTGGCCCGCTCGTGGACGAGGCCGCAGGGGATGCGATGATCTCTGCGCTGAAGGCGGCCGAGAGCGAGGGCGGCACGGTGCATGGTGGCGCGCGTGTCACCGAGGGCGTGCCCGCAGGCGGTGTCTATATGGCGCCCGCCATCGTCGAGATGCCCGGTCAGAGCGCGTCGGTCAAAGAAGAGACCTTTGCGCCGATCCTATACGTCATGGGCTATGACGATTTTGAGGACGCGGTGGAGATGCAGAACGACGTGCCGCAAGGGCTGAGCTCCTGCGTGTTCACGCTCAATATGCGCGAGGCGGAGAGTTTCCTCACCGCAGCCGGGTCCGATTGTGGCATTGCCAATGTGAACATTGGGCCGTCGGGCGCGGAAATCGGCGGTGCCTTTGGCGGCGAGAAGGAAACCGGTGGTGGGCGCGAGAGCGGCTCTGACGCGTGGAAATCCTACATGCGCCGCCAGACCAACACCGTGAATTATTCGGCGGAATTGCCGCTGGCGCAGGGTGTGAAGTTCGACATCTAA
- a CDS encoding saccharopine dehydrogenase family protein, with amino-acid sequence MQWNICVVGAGKIGQAIATFLKTSANYQVTLADHDLNALGAVAELGVPTRQIDAKDPVSLAKGLQGFDAVISAAPFFLTPMIAEAAKTAGAHYFDLTEDVAATEAVRKLAEGSETVFMPQSGLAPGFVGIAGASLAAEFDELDSLHMRVGALPKFPTNALKYNLTWSTDGLINEYCNPCDAIVNGARTKTAPLEDYERLSLDGVEYECFNTSGGLGTLPETLDGKARAVSYRSIRYPGHCDILKMLLHDLGLERRRDLMKEIFESALPRTDQDVVLVYCTARGRINGELREKSLINKSYARQIGGKTWSAIQVTTTAGVLGVVDLVRQGVLPARGFVSQEQVKLQDFLETEFGQLYRAGDIDHMTDTTKLAAE; translated from the coding sequence ATGCAATGGAACATCTGTGTTGTGGGCGCGGGCAAGATCGGCCAGGCGATTGCCACGTTTTTAAAGACATCTGCCAACTATCAGGTGACCCTCGCGGATCATGACCTGAATGCGCTGGGCGCGGTGGCGGAGCTGGGGGTGCCGACCCGGCAGATCGACGCCAAGGATCCGGTGTCGCTGGCAAAGGGGCTTCAGGGGTTTGACGCGGTGATTTCTGCCGCGCCGTTCTTTTTGACGCCAATGATAGCGGAGGCCGCAAAAACCGCCGGCGCGCATTATTTCGACCTCACCGAGGATGTGGCCGCCACCGAAGCGGTGCGCAAACTGGCCGAAGGCAGCGAGACGGTGTTCATGCCCCAGAGCGGCCTTGCGCCCGGTTTCGTGGGCATCGCGGGCGCGTCACTGGCGGCAGAATTCGATGAGCTGGACAGCCTGCACATGCGGGTCGGCGCGCTGCCGAAGTTTCCGACCAACGCGTTGAAATATAATCTCACCTGGTCCACCGACGGGCTGATCAACGAGTATTGCAACCCCTGCGATGCCATCGTGAATGGCGCGCGCACCAAGACAGCGCCGCTCGAAGATTACGAGCGTCTGAGCCTTGATGGGGTTGAGTATGAATGCTTCAACACCTCGGGTGGGCTTGGCACCTTGCCAGAGACGCTGGACGGGAAGGCGCGGGCGGTCTCGTATCGGTCGATCCGCTATCCCGGTCACTGCGACATCCTGAAAATGCTGCTGCATGATCTGGGGCTGGAACGCCGCCGCGACCTGATGAAAGAGATTTTCGAGAGCGCATTGCCGCGCACCGATCAGGACGTGGTGCTGGTCTATTGCACCGCGCGGGGCCGCATCAATGGCGAGCTGCGTGAAAAGAGCCTCATCAACAAGAGCTATGCCCGCCAGATCGGCGGCAAGACCTGGAGCGCGATCCAAGTCACCACCACCGCCGGGGTGCTGGGGGTTGTGGATCTGGTGCGGCAAGGCGTCCTGCCCGCGCGCGGCTTTGTAAGCCAGGAACAGGTGAAGCTGCAGGACTTCCTCGAGACAGAATTTGGCCAGCTCTACCGGGCGGGCGACATCGACCACATGACAGACACAACAAAATTGGCAGCTGAGTGA
- a CDS encoding Lrp/AsnC family transcriptional regulator has product MDDLDRRIVAALQHNARESTTKLAAKLGVARTTVHERITRLEERGIIAGYTVVLRDPDEGNRVMVVVLLEVQQKETGRIIKRLEAYPEIRQCLSINGEYDLMVSAEAPRIEDLDILVDEVGRIPGVQRTNTLVVFGRRIDRV; this is encoded by the coding sequence GTGGACGATCTCGACCGTCGGATTGTCGCTGCTCTGCAGCATAATGCCCGCGAGTCCACCACCAAACTGGCGGCCAAGCTGGGGGTGGCGCGCACCACAGTGCATGAGCGCATCACCCGGCTGGAAGAGCGTGGCATCATCGCGGGATATACCGTGGTGCTGCGCGATCCCGACGAAGGTAACCGGGTCATGGTGGTGGTGCTCCTTGAGGTTCAGCAAAAGGAAACCGGACGCATTATCAAGCGCTTGGAGGCCTACCCCGAAATTCGCCAATGCCTGTCGATCAATGGCGAATACGATCTGATGGTTTCGGCCGAGGCACCGCGCATCGAGGATCTGGACATTCTGGTCGATGAGGTCGGGCGCATTCCCGGCGTGCAGCGCACCAATACGCTGGTGGTTTTTGGCCGCCGGATCGATCGCGTCTGA
- a CDS encoding YaaA family protein: MIILVSPAKKLNEERARGQATTVPRFLDQAAELAGVARTWSEDEIAKLMGISATLAKLNKDRFAAWSGDGQCAAGLMFDGDVYKELEPATFDDVTKDAAQRRLRILSGLYGLLRPTDAIEAYRLEMGRKTPGHPAGTLYGFWGDKIAAAIVEEARELGVGSVLNLASEEYAKAVPPKALGDLTLISPRFEEERGGSRKVIGVAAKRARGAMARWVLENGITEADDLKGFTVGGYAFDAETSAPQRPIFVRG, translated from the coding sequence TTGATTATTCTCGTATCCCCCGCCAAGAAACTGAACGAAGAGCGCGCGCGTGGTCAGGCCACAACGGTGCCGCGGTTTCTGGATCAGGCGGCAGAGCTGGCGGGGGTGGCCCGCACGTGGTCCGAGGATGAGATCGCCAAGCTGATGGGGATCAGTGCGACGCTGGCCAAGCTCAACAAGGATCGCTTTGCGGCCTGGTCCGGTGATGGGCAATGCGCGGCGGGGCTGATGTTTGACGGCGACGTCTACAAGGAGCTGGAGCCCGCCACCTTTGACGATGTGACCAAGGACGCCGCACAGCGGCGGCTGCGGATCCTGTCGGGGCTTTATGGTCTGTTGCGCCCCACGGATGCCATCGAGGCCTATCGTCTTGAAATGGGACGCAAAACGCCGGGGCACCCGGCCGGGACGCTCTATGGGTTCTGGGGCGACAAGATTGCCGCGGCCATCGTGGAAGAGGCCCGCGAGCTGGGTGTGGGCAGCGTCCTGAACCTCGCCTCTGAAGAATACGCCAAGGCAGTCCCGCCCAAAGCGCTGGGCGATCTGACGCTGATCAGCCCGCGCTTTGAAGAGGAGCGCGGCGGCAGTCGCAAGGTGATTGGCGTTGCGGCCAAGCGCGCGCGTGGCGCAATGGCGCGCTGGGTGCTGGAGAATGGCATCACTGAGGCGGATGACCTCAAGGGGTTCACGGTTGGGGGCTATGCGTTTGACGCCGAGACTTCCGCGCCGCAGCGCCCGATCTTTGTGCGAGGCTGA
- the recQ gene encoding DNA helicase RecQ, which translates to MHDAIPLLRDIFGFDDFRPGQEEIVEAVSAGENVLAIMPTGGGKSLCYQLPALRRAGITVVISPLIALMRDQVRALQEAGVCAGALTSGNTEEETEAVWNAIEAGELKLLYMAPERLAAGSAMGMLRRIGVSLIAVDEAHCVSQWGHDFRPDYLRIGELRRALDVPLAAFTATADQETQAEIVQKLFDGEAPRAFLRGFDRPNIHLAFAAKDSPRKQILEFADARRGQSGIVYCGTRAKTEDIARALEASGHVACHYHGGMEAEDRRIVETRFAREDGLIVVATVAFGMGIDKPDIRWVAHADLPKSIEAYYQEIGRAGRDGAPAETMTLFGPEDIRLRRNQIDEGLAPPERRGADHARLNALLGLAEAMSCRRQSLLSYFGENPEPCGHCDLCDTPVETFDGTTAVRKALSAILRTEETYGAGHLIDILIGNANDRVRQKGHDDLSVFACGREHSKPEWQAIFRQMMGRDLVRPDPERHGALRMTEPALPILRGEDSITLRKDTIKSATRRPAVKALVSDEDAPLLSALKAKRRALAEAQKVPAYVIFPDRTLIEMAENRPQSLDEMARISGVGAKKLERYGDAFLSVITGEAEALHPARRKLAGRAQGSIYDTLLEVQARLQRGECGTQKPLTCSASQLAKVAQMRSDDESGMERLLGERRAQRFASAFLEVLRGAG; encoded by the coding sequence ATGCACGACGCAATCCCCCTGTTGCGCGATATCTTTGGATTCGATGACTTTCGTCCCGGTCAGGAGGAAATCGTCGAGGCCGTGAGCGCGGGCGAAAACGTGCTCGCGATCATGCCCACGGGGGGTGGTAAATCCCTTTGTTATCAGTTGCCTGCGCTGCGCCGCGCGGGGATCACGGTGGTGATCTCGCCGCTGATTGCGCTGATGCGCGATCAGGTCCGCGCCTTGCAGGAGGCCGGGGTCTGTGCCGGGGCGCTTACTTCTGGCAATACGGAAGAAGAGACCGAGGCGGTCTGGAACGCCATCGAGGCGGGCGAGCTGAAGCTTTTGTACATGGCGCCCGAACGGTTGGCGGCGGGCAGCGCCATGGGCATGCTGCGCCGGATTGGTGTCTCGCTGATCGCGGTGGACGAGGCCCACTGCGTCAGCCAATGGGGCCATGATTTCCGCCCGGATTACCTGCGCATCGGCGAGCTGCGCCGCGCGCTCGACGTGCCCTTGGCAGCCTTTACCGCCACGGCAGATCAGGAAACCCAGGCCGAGATCGTCCAGAAACTGTTCGACGGTGAGGCGCCGCGCGCCTTCTTGCGCGGCTTTGACCGGCCCAATATTCACCTCGCCTTTGCCGCCAAGGACAGCCCGCGCAAACAGATCCTCGAGTTCGCCGATGCGCGGCGCGGCCAGTCGGGCATTGTCTATTGCGGCACCCGCGCCAAGACCGAGGACATCGCCCGCGCGCTCGAGGCCTCTGGCCATGTCGCCTGCCATTATCACGGCGGCATGGAGGCCGAGGACCGGCGCATCGTCGAGACACGTTTCGCGCGCGAGGATGGGCTGATCGTGGTGGCTACGGTGGCCTTTGGCATGGGCATCGACAAGCCCGACATCCGCTGGGTCGCCCACGCCGACCTACCCAAGAGCATCGAAGCCTATTATCAGGAAATCGGCCGCGCCGGCCGCGATGGGGCGCCCGCCGAGACGATGACGCTCTTTGGTCCCGAAGACATCCGCCTGCGCCGCAACCAGATTGACGAGGGGCTTGCACCGCCCGAACGGCGCGGCGCGGATCATGCGCGGCTCAACGCATTGCTGGGGCTGGCGGAGGCCATGAGTTGTCGCCGTCAGAGCCTGCTGAGTTATTTTGGTGAAAATCCAGAGCCTTGCGGCCATTGCGATCTGTGCGACACGCCGGTTGAGACCTTTGACGGCACCACCGCCGTGCGAAAGGCGCTCTCGGCCATTCTGCGCACCGAGGAGACCTATGGCGCGGGGCATCTCATTGACATTCTGATCGGCAACGCCAACGACCGCGTGCGCCAGAAGGGGCATGACGATCTGTCGGTTTTTGCTTGCGGGCGCGAGCATTCAAAGCCCGAGTGGCAGGCGATTTTCCGGCAGATGATGGGGCGCGATCTGGTGCGGCCGGACCCGGAGCGTCACGGGGCACTCAGGATGACCGAACCGGCGCTGCCGATCCTGCGTGGCGAGGACAGCATCACCCTGCGCAAGGACACCATCAAATCCGCCACCCGCCGCCCGGCGGTCAAGGCGCTGGTCTCGGATGAGGATGCGCCCCTTTTGTCGGCGCTGAAGGCCAAGCGGCGCGCCCTCGCCGAGGCGCAAAAAGTCCCGGCCTATGTGATCTTTCCCGATCGGACCCTCATCGAGATGGCGGAGAACCGCCCGCAAAGCCTGGATGAAATGGCGCGGATTTCGGGCGTGGGCGCCAAAAAGCTCGAGCGGTATGGCGATGCGTTTCTCAGTGTGATCACCGGCGAGGCCGAAGCGCTGCACCCGGCGCGGCGCAAGCTGGCGGGGCGCGCGCAGGGGTCGATTTACGATACACTTCTGGAGGTGCAGGCGCGGCTGCAACGCGGCGAATGCGGCACTCAGAAACCGCTGACTTGCTCGGCCTCGCAACTGGCCAAAGTGGCGCAGATGCGCAGCGATGACGAGAGCGGGATGGAGCGGCTGTTGGGGGAGCGCCGCGCGCAACGGTTTGCCTCGGCGTTTCTGGAGGTCCTGCGCGGCGCGGGCTAG
- a CDS encoding YggT family protein has translation MMAIYGPLQLILSVVYFIMIVHIIMSWLINFQVLNLHQQFVAQIWYGINRLLEPIYTPLRRILPNTHPLDLAPLAALLIVISLRAYILPTLFGYM, from the coding sequence ATGATGGCAATCTATGGACCGCTTCAGCTGATCCTGAGCGTTGTGTACTTCATCATGATCGTGCACATCATCATGAGCTGGCTGATCAATTTTCAGGTTCTGAACCTGCACCAGCAGTTCGTGGCGCAGATCTGGTATGGCATCAACCGCCTGCTGGAGCCGATCTACACGCCGCTGCGGCGCATTCTGCCCAACACGCATCCGTTGGATCTGGCGCCGCTTGCGGCCTTGCTCATCGTGATCTCTCTGCGCGCCTATATCCTGCCGACGCTGTTTGGCTACATGTGA
- a CDS encoding acyl-CoA thioesterase, translating into MYPIVRLLKDAALASRQPRLGPLETHVSRHHCWPWDLDIWLELNNGRTLTLYDLGRTMLTLRTGLAGVLKREGWAVAVAGASVRYRRRIKAMERFEMKSRAIGWDDRFIYVEQGMWKANGECANHALLRTVVTDKNGIVPPERVIKAWGQDIQSPDLPEWVKAWCAAEDLRPWPPMAESSADKGDVALASAS; encoded by the coding sequence ATGTACCCAATTGTCCGCCTGTTGAAAGATGCCGCCCTTGCCAGCCGCCAGCCCCGCCTTGGCCCGCTTGAGACCCATGTGTCGCGCCATCACTGCTGGCCCTGGGATCTTGATATCTGGCTTGAACTCAACAATGGCCGCACGCTGACGCTCTATGATCTTGGGCGCACCATGCTGACCCTGCGCACGGGACTTGCGGGTGTTCTCAAACGCGAAGGCTGGGCGGTGGCCGTTGCGGGTGCCTCGGTACGCTATCGCCGCCGCATCAAGGCGATGGAGCGGTTCGAGATGAAAAGCCGCGCGATCGGCTGGGACGATCGGTTCATCTATGTGGAACAGGGCATGTGGAAGGCCAACGGCGAATGCGCCAACCACGCATTGCTGCGCACGGTGGTCACCGACAAGAACGGTATCGTACCTCCCGAGCGGGTCATCAAGGCCTGGGGACAAGACATCCAGAGCCCGGATCTGCCCGAGTGGGTCAAGGCCTGGTGCGCCGCCGAAGACCTGCGGCCCTGGCCTCCGATGGCAGAGTCATCCGCCGACAAAGGTGACGTGGCGCTTGCCAGCGCCTCCTGA
- a CDS encoding MFS transporter, giving the protein MTEQSLQSIPLRKRIWGWWFFDWASQPYHTLLVTFVFGPFFAASATQYFIGTGLEGEAAKAAAQSSWSLCLTITGLIIGLSAPFLGALADIAGRKLPWIIGFSIAYVLGAAGLWFMDPAGSNLWWMLISFGVGFIGAEFALIFVNAQLPSLGSKDEVGALSGSGFAFGYLGGVVSLFIMLLLFVEQDSGKTLIGLDPILGLDASAREGTRAVGPFVAIWFVAFMIPYFAWVRDPRTPRRGTASLGRAVSMVVASVKGLKHRKSLTSYLVSSMLYRDALNGLYGFGGVYAGLVLDWSITQIGIFGIIAAISAALFSWAGGLADARFGPKPVIVLAILVLSLVCLIVVNMTRTEVFGVALAESSGLPDQIFFACGVLIGGFGGILQATSRTLMVRHTTPETATEAFGLYGLSGRATAFVAPALIGLMTTLTGSARLGITPVIALFALGLLLLLWVDGEGDQS; this is encoded by the coding sequence ATGACAGAGCAGTCACTGCAGAGTATTCCCCTGCGCAAGCGCATCTGGGGGTGGTGGTTTTTTGACTGGGCCAGCCAGCCCTATCACACGCTGCTAGTCACCTTTGTTTTTGGTCCCTTCTTTGCTGCAAGTGCGACGCAGTATTTCATCGGCACCGGCCTCGAGGGGGAGGCCGCAAAGGCCGCCGCGCAATCGAGCTGGTCGCTCTGCCTCACCATTACCGGGCTGATTATCGGCCTCTCGGCGCCCTTTCTTGGCGCATTGGCGGACATCGCCGGACGCAAGCTGCCGTGGATCATCGGGTTTTCCATTGCCTATGTGCTGGGCGCTGCGGGGCTGTGGTTCATGGATCCTGCGGGGAGCAATCTGTGGTGGATGCTCATCAGTTTTGGCGTGGGCTTTATCGGTGCAGAGTTTGCGCTGATCTTTGTCAATGCGCAGCTGCCTTCGCTGGGCAGCAAGGACGAGGTCGGCGCGCTCTCGGGCTCTGGCTTTGCCTTTGGCTATCTGGGCGGGGTGGTGTCGCTGTTCATCATGCTGTTGCTGTTTGTCGAACAGGACAGCGGCAAGACGCTGATCGGCCTTGATCCCATTCTTGGCCTCGACGCCAGCGCCCGCGAAGGCACCCGCGCGGTGGGGCCCTTTGTGGCGATCTGGTTCGTGGCCTTTATGATCCCCTATTTTGCCTGGGTCCGCGATCCGCGCACCCCCCGGCGCGGCACGGCAAGCCTTGGGCGGGCGGTGTCGATGGTGGTCGCCTCGGTCAAGGGGCTGAAACATCGCAAGAGCCTCACCAGCTATCTGGTGTCGTCGATGCTCTACCGCGATGCGCTCAACGGGCTCTATGGGTTTGGCGGCGTCTACGCGGGGTTGGTGCTTGATTGGTCGATTACCCAGATCGGGATCTTTGGCATCATCGCCGCGATCTCTGCCGCTCTGTTCAGTTGGGCAGGCGGGCTTGCCGATGCGCGGTTTGGCCCCAAACCCGTGATTGTCTTGGCCATTCTGGTGCTGAGCCTTGTGTGCCTCATCGTCGTCAACATGACCCGGACGGAGGTCTTTGGCGTCGCTTTGGCAGAGAGCTCCGGTCTGCCGGATCAGATCTTCTTCGCCTGTGGCGTGCTGATCGGCGGTTTCGGCGGAATTCTGCAGGCCACCAGCCGCACCCTGATGGTGCGCCACACCACCCCGGAGACAGCTACCGAAGCCTTTGGTCTTTATGGGCTTTCCGGCCGGGCCACCGCCTTTGTCGCGCCTGCGCTCATCGGCCTTATGACAACACTGACGGGCAGTGCACGCCTTGGCATTACACCAGTGATTGCGCTCTTTGCCCTCGGTCTGCTTTTATTGCTTTGGGTGGATGGTGAAGGAGATCAGTCTTGA
- the mepA gene encoding penicillin-insensitive murein endopeptidase: MRLLRHITLAAFVLAACAPAQDSPRPSAAAFANKAASSTVPAKQLFGAKRGPSAQRPAPLGSYAKGCVAGAAQLPETGPTWQAMRLSRNRNWGHPETIDFIQDLSRVAARQPGWQGLYVGDISQPRGGPMLSGHRSHQIGLDADIWMLPPDRLDLSREARENISSISLRRASGAYVNDNWSAQHHAILKAAASDPRVARIFVFPGAKVKMCDTETGDRSYLRKIRPWWGHHYHFHVRLNCPRGTRGCVEQDPPPRGDGCDDARQWVANILNPPPPKPVDPNAPKPKPRRDYTLSDLPQQCAAVLSSD, translated from the coding sequence TTGAGGTTATTGCGACATATCACCCTCGCGGCCTTTGTGCTTGCGGCCTGCGCCCCGGCGCAAGACAGCCCACGCCCCTCTGCCGCCGCCTTCGCCAACAAGGCCGCCAGTTCCACCGTGCCGGCCAAACAGCTGTTCGGCGCAAAACGCGGCCCCTCCGCCCAGCGCCCCGCGCCACTGGGATCTTATGCCAAAGGCTGTGTCGCAGGCGCGGCACAACTGCCGGAAACCGGCCCCACCTGGCAGGCCATGCGCCTCAGTCGCAATCGCAACTGGGGCCACCCCGAAACCATTGATTTCATTCAGGACCTGAGCCGTGTTGCGGCACGACAGCCGGGCTGGCAGGGGCTCTATGTGGGCGACATCAGCCAGCCGCGGGGCGGGCCGATGCTGTCGGGCCATCGCAGCCATCAGATCGGCCTTGATGCCGACATCTGGATGCTGCCCCCCGACCGGCTCGACCTCAGCCGCGAGGCACGCGAGAATATCTCGTCGATCTCGTTGCGCCGCGCCAGTGGTGCCTATGTGAACGACAACTGGAGCGCCCAGCATCACGCGATCCTGAAGGCCGCCGCCTCCGACCCCCGAGTGGCGCGGATCTTTGTCTTTCCCGGCGCCAAGGTCAAAATGTGCGACACCGAGACCGGCGACCGAAGCTATCTGCGCAAGATCCGGCCGTGGTGGGGGCATCACTACCACTTCCATGTGCGTCTGAATTGTCCTCGTGGCACCCGTGGCTGTGTCGAGCAGGATCCGCCGCCACGCGGGGATGGCTGCGATGATGCGCGCCAGTGGGTCGCCAATATCCTGAACCCGCCGCCCCCAAAACCGGTTGACCCGAACGCGCCAAAGCCTAAACCGCGCAGGGATTACACCCTTTCGGATCTGCCTCAGCAATGCGCCGCCGTTCTTTCATCCGACTAG
- a CDS encoding esterase-like activity of phytase family protein: MRRRSFIRLASVAIGLLVALCAAALAASTVWSVTHADSNSARLVSSYRWHEDAPWFGGMSGLELSEDGTRFVAITDRSHLVKGEIIRQDGDITGLRMTEQHRLRNAGGARMPEDVEDSEGLVVQGAQMFVSFESPHRVLEYNATEVRQLPSPRGFRRFSFNASFEALAQSPEGDLVLIAESPPRNKNVSRVWRWSGAEGWQGLGPYPEADGFLPVGADFGPDGALYVLERKFAKIGFRSRLRRFDLTAKGLGGGEILLNTPLARHDNLEGLSIWRTPSGNLRATMISDDNFFWVQRTELVEYDLPARP; the protein is encoded by the coding sequence ATGCGCCGCCGTTCTTTCATCCGACTAGCCTCCGTCGCGATCGGCCTCTTGGTCGCTCTCTGCGCGGCTGCCCTTGCGGCCTCCACCGTCTGGAGCGTGACTCACGCCGACAGCAACAGCGCCCGGCTTGTCTCAAGCTACCGCTGGCACGAAGATGCGCCGTGGTTCGGGGGCATGTCGGGGCTGGAACTCTCAGAGGACGGGACGCGCTTTGTCGCGATCACCGACCGTTCGCATCTGGTCAAGGGCGAGATCATTCGGCAGGACGGCGACATCACCGGCCTGCGGATGACCGAACAACACCGTCTGCGCAACGCGGGCGGCGCGCGGATGCCCGAGGATGTCGAAGACAGCGAGGGCCTCGTGGTTCAGGGCGCGCAGATGTTTGTCTCTTTTGAAAGCCCCCATCGGGTGCTGGAGTACAACGCAACCGAGGTGCGCCAACTGCCCTCACCAAGAGGATTTCGGCGGTTCTCTTTCAACGCGTCCTTTGAAGCGCTGGCCCAAAGCCCCGAGGGCGATCTGGTCCTGATAGCCGAAAGCCCGCCGCGCAATAAAAATGTCTCAAGAGTCTGGCGCTGGTCCGGGGCCGAGGGCTGGCAGGGGCTTGGGCCCTACCCCGAAGCGGATGGCTTCCTGCCCGTGGGGGCGGATTTTGGCCCCGATGGCGCGCTCTATGTGCTGGAGCGGAAGTTCGCAAAGATCGGCTTTCGCAGCCGCCTGCGTCGCTTTGACCTCACTGCAAAGGGGCTCGGTGGCGGGGAGATCCTGCTCAATACGCCGCTGGCCCGCCACGACAACCTTGAGGGGCTGAGCATCTGGCGCACCCCATCCGGCAATCTGCGCGCCACGATGATTTCAGACGATAATTTCTTTTGGGTGCAGCGCACGGAGCTGGTGGAATACGATCTGCCCGCGCGCCCCTGA
- a CDS encoding queuosine precursor transporter yields the protein MTRTYLPGVLAMAAVVVASNILVQFLFGNWLTWGAFTYPIAFLVTDVTNRVYGAGPARKVVLAGFVVGVICSLIGTQIMGEFGPLVTLRIAVASGLAFLLAQLTDVAIFASLRGGKWWRAPLASTLIGSSLDTAIFFTIAFSGALTFLEPANDVSWAGEMLPLLGAGPVAPLWVSLAVADWLVKLSLALIALIPFRLIVARLTQGQPSKA from the coding sequence ATGACCCGCACCTATCTTCCTGGCGTTCTCGCCATGGCTGCCGTTGTGGTGGCCTCCAACATTCTCGTGCAATTCCTGTTCGGCAACTGGCTGACCTGGGGCGCGTTTACCTATCCCATCGCTTTCCTCGTTACCGATGTGACCAACCGCGTCTATGGCGCAGGCCCCGCGCGCAAGGTCGTGCTGGCCGGGTTTGTGGTCGGCGTGATCTGCTCGCTCATTGGCACGCAGATTATGGGCGAGTTCGGCCCGCTTGTGACCCTGCGCATCGCGGTGGCCTCTGGTCTGGCGTTCCTTTTGGCGCAGCTCACGGATGTGGCGATCTTTGCCAGCCTGCGCGGCGGCAAATGGTGGCGCGCGCCGTTGGCCTCGACGCTGATTGGCTCTTCGCTTGATACCGCGATCTTTTTCACCATCGCCTTCTCCGGCGCGCTGACCTTCCTTGAGCCCGCAAATGACGTCTCCTGGGCCGGTGAAATGCTGCCGCTTCTGGGCGCTGGTCCGGTTGCGCCCCTGTGGGTGTCGCTCGCCGTGGCCGACTGGCTGGTGAAACTGTCGCTGGCGCTGATCGCGCTGATCCCCTTCCGCCTGATTGTTGCGCGTTTAACGCAGGGCCAACCCAGCAAAGCGTGA